Within Dehalococcoidia bacterium, the genomic segment GCTTTTTGCCGTCTATCTCGCACTATATGCTCTTGGAAGGCTGTTACTCACCACCGTGCGATATGAGTCCGTTTTGTTCTGGGGACTTCAAGAGGCGCAGGTGCTGGCCATAGCGGCCTGGGCTCTTGCTGGAGCCATTATCCTAAAACTTAACAGGCGTCGCAATCTCATACCTGAAAGGGAAATAAAAGATGAACATCTATAAACTTGTTCTAAAGGATATCCTGCGCCGCAAGAAACGCGTCTTATACGCCGCCCTGGGGGTTATCATCGGCACCATGACGGTGGTGAGCATTCTGACTGTGGCTGCCGCCGGGCAGGCCCGCATCATAGCCCAGCTTGAGAAGTACGGCCCCAACCTGACTATCCTTCCCGCCGTTAGCAATCTCAATATGACGCTCGGGGACTTAAGCCTCGGGGCTCTCAGTATAGGCGATAACTATATCGACGAGGGGAGACTTCCGGAGATACGCACCATTACCGACGGCGAGATACGGAAAGCCCTCAAATCAGTTGAAGCCGAGGGGAACATAGCTACCATCGCCCCTAAGCTTTACGTGAATGCCGCCGTGAACGGCACGAATGTGCTGGTTGTGGGAGTGATCCCTGAGGAAGAGAGGCTCTTGCGCACCTGGTGGAAGGTGGAGCAGGGGGGTTACATTTCAGGAATGAATGATATTTTGGCTGGCGCCTCCGCCAGTGAACTCCTGGGGATTAAAGCTGGTGATGAGGTGAGCGTCGGTAATGTCACCTTTAAGGTTACTGGCATCCTGGAGATGACCGGTTCCAATGATGATTACCAGCTCTTTGCCACCCTCTCTACCGTGCAGCAGGCTACTGGAAAGGAAGGGAAGGTTTCCTCCATTGATATCCGCGCCCTCTGCAACGCCTGCCCTGTAGAAATAATTGCCGATGCCCTCAACGGGGCTATCCCGGGGTTGAGAGCTGTTGCCGTCAAGCAGGTGGCGGAAACAGAGATGGGCATGCTCGATCGCATCAACCGCCTTATGTATGCCCTGGCCGGTATTACCCTGGCCATCGGCGCTTTCGGGGTGATGAATACCATGATGACCTCGGTGCATGGACGCATCAAAGACATAGGCATCATGCGCGCGGTGGGCTCCTCACAACGGCAGATTATCGCTATGTTTTTGGAAGAGGCCGTTATCGTGGGCGTACTCGGTGGTGTTTTCGGATACGTATGTGGGAGCCTCCTTGCCTACGTTATCGGCCCCTTGATCTTCGAGGGTACGGCAGTCACATGGGTACTCCGGCTGCTG encodes:
- a CDS encoding ABC transporter permease; this encodes MNIYKLVLKDILRRKKRVLYAALGVIIGTMTVVSILTVAAAGQARIIAQLEKYGPNLTILPAVSNLNMTLGDLSLGALSIGDNYIDEGRLPEIRTITDGEIRKALKSVEAEGNIATIAPKLYVNAAVNGTNVLVVGVIPEEERLLRTWWKVEQGGYISGMNDILAGASASELLGIKAGDEVSVGNVTFKVTGILEMTGSNDDYQLFATLSTVQQATGKEGKVSSIDIRALCNACPVEIIADALNGAIPGLRAVAVKQVAETEMGMLDRINRLMYALAGITLAIGAFGVMNTMMTSVHGRIKDIGIMRAVGSSQRQIIAMFLEEAVIVGVLGGVFGYVCGSLLAYVIGPLIFEGTAVTWVLRLLPVSLAVAIAVAMLATSYPAYRATRIRVADSFRSL